The region CTGAGCCGCTTTGGCTCACGATGACCGCTTGGCATTTGGCTCGCTCCCTAAGCCATTCTGGTCCCACTGAACTCCCAATCAGCTCAGTTTCTTCGCCTTCATTGCCAGTTTACACTTGGCAATTTCGGCTTACATTTGGGCACTCTTCGTATAGTAAGTCTCCGGGAATGCCTTTGCAGCGCATTGATTGCACAACATGCGAAGCCTTGTTTCGGCAACGGATGTCACGCGGATCTGCGCGCCGCAATCAGCGCACTTCGTGAGAAATACCATGGACAACGGTGTGGTCGAGGTAGTAGTGCCGCGAGCCTCGCCCACCTTGTGTACCGTATTGCGGAATACGATTTCTCCGTCTGCATTCTGGATGATTTCACGTGTGATGCAGCAGTCAAAACTGCGTCCGCGACGATTGCGCATACGCATGTTGAAGCTTGCATTCACGGTGTCATTGCGGAATGCGTACCAGTCGCTTGCATGGCGGTACAGGTCGGTAACGTAATGCCATTGCAGTT is a window of uncultured Fibrobacter sp. DNA encoding:
- a CDS encoding PAS domain-containing protein, whose amino-acid sequence is MMTENSIELAYFEVNQHGRLLSGNRRFCRMFGFEPSELQWHYVTDLYRHASDWYAFRNDTVNASFNMRMRNRRGRSFDCCITREIIQNADGEIVFRNTVHKVGEARGTTTSTTPLSMVFLTKCADCGAQIRVTSVAETRLRMLCNQCAAKAFPETYYTKSAQM